The following are encoded in a window of Myxococcota bacterium genomic DNA:
- a CDS encoding tetratricopeptide repeat protein, which yields MRRAVAVTALILCPLLARASDESDVLRARGALLAAQGKCDQALPLFQQALAADPKEARSALLAGRCLISEKKYAEAEQSLAEATRRDATLSEVPLEVAIARYHQENYAGARQALEAARAGSSGDARFELYDGLVLLQEGKRDEGIAALDRARKADPKLVEPTASYYQALALENQGERAAARDAMDRVIADDPSGRWGAAARTRLDQWSRTRTHPRDYWASVTVGAESDSNVVLRGNGVDLPAEINDQADMRTIWQANAGWQFLHTPDWGAGAMLTYTGTAEHSLPEFSYDYPIVSAWVDRRITDRLSAQLQGDYAYGWVDGQSWVSEVAATPSLIYAEARDMYTRLFGRFQFSNYYFPVDGSAPWNVGDAHLQSITEDERNRDGRYEAAGLEQGVPIDVLRTQLTATGIYSRYHAEGTEYSYRGTGGYLWSETQLPWEFTLFLGAGFTYRGYLNQTTFEDVAPPNSDKRRDQITDTEIGIQRPIYWDWLVGSARWHYTHADSNVAVFDYDRSIIGGYLTVRIP from the coding sequence ATGCGCCGTGCCGTGGCAGTCACTGCGCTGATCCTGTGCCCGCTGCTCGCGCGCGCGTCCGACGAGAGCGACGTTCTGCGCGCGCGCGGAGCGCTGCTCGCGGCCCAGGGCAAGTGCGACCAGGCGCTGCCGCTGTTCCAGCAGGCGCTGGCGGCCGACCCGAAGGAGGCGCGCTCCGCGCTGCTCGCGGGGCGCTGTCTCATCTCGGAGAAGAAGTACGCCGAGGCCGAGCAGTCACTGGCCGAGGCCACGCGCCGCGATGCCACGCTTTCGGAGGTCCCGCTCGAGGTCGCGATCGCGCGCTACCACCAGGAGAACTACGCGGGCGCGCGCCAGGCGCTCGAGGCCGCGCGCGCGGGCTCGTCGGGCGACGCGCGCTTCGAGCTCTACGACGGGCTCGTGCTCCTGCAGGAGGGCAAGCGCGACGAGGGCATCGCCGCGCTCGACCGCGCGCGCAAGGCCGACCCGAAGCTGGTCGAGCCGACCGCCAGCTACTACCAGGCGCTCGCGCTCGAGAACCAGGGCGAGCGCGCGGCGGCGCGCGACGCCATGGACCGCGTGATCGCGGACGACCCGAGCGGCCGCTGGGGCGCCGCCGCGCGCACCCGGCTCGACCAGTGGTCGCGCACGCGCACGCACCCGCGCGACTACTGGGCCTCGGTCACCGTGGGCGCGGAGAGTGACTCGAACGTGGTGCTGCGCGGCAACGGCGTCGACCTGCCGGCGGAGATCAACGACCAGGCCGACATGCGCACCATCTGGCAGGCGAACGCTGGCTGGCAGTTCCTGCACACGCCGGACTGGGGCGCGGGCGCCATGCTGACCTACACCGGCACGGCGGAGCACTCACTGCCGGAATTCAGCTACGACTACCCGATCGTCTCGGCCTGGGTCGACCGGCGCATCACCGACCGCCTGTCGGCCCAGCTCCAGGGTGACTACGCGTACGGCTGGGTCGACGGCCAGTCGTGGGTGAGCGAGGTCGCGGCCACGCCGTCGCTGATCTACGCCGAGGCGCGCGACATGTACACGCGGCTCTTCGGCCGCTTCCAGTTCAGCAACTACTACTTCCCGGTCGACGGCAGCGCGCCCTGGAACGTCGGCGACGCTCACCTGCAGAGCATCACCGAGGACGAGCGCAACCGCGACGGGCGCTACGAGGCCGCGGGTCTGGAGCAGGGCGTTCCGATCGACGTGCTGCGCACGCAGCTCACCGCGACCGGCATCTACTCCCGCTATCACGCCGAGGGCACGGAGTACTCGTACCGGGGCACGGGCGGCTACCTCTGGAGCGAGACCCAGCTGCCCTGGGAGTTCACGCTCTTCCTGGGCGCGGGCTTCACCTACCGCGGCTATCTCAACCAGACCACGTTCGAGGACGTGGCGCCGCCCAACAGCGACAAGCGCCGCGACCAGATCACCGACACCGAGATCGGCATCCAGCGCCCGATCTACTGGGACTGGCTCGTGGGCTCCGCGCGCTGGCACTACACGCACGCCGACTCGAACGTGGCGGTCTTCGACTACGACCGCAGCATCATCGGCGGGTATCTCACCGTCCGCATTCCGTGA